From the Flavimarina sp. Hel_I_48 genome, one window contains:
- the atpA gene encoding F0F1 ATP synthase subunit alpha: MAAVKPAEVSAILKKQLLGFEASASLDEVGTVLTVGDGIASVYGLSNAQYGELVAFEGGLEGIVLNLEEDNVGVVLLGPSKEIKEGSTVKRTERIASINVGEGIVGRVVDTLGNPIDGKGGIEGKTYEMPLERKAPGVIYRQPVTEPLQTGIKSIDAMIPVGRGQRELVIGDRQTGKTTVCIDTILNQKEFYDAGEPVYCIYVAIGQKASTVAGIANTLEEKGALAYTTIVAANASDPAPMQVYAPFAGAAIGEYFRDTGRPALIVYDDLSKQAVAYREVSLLLRRPPGREAYPGDVFFLHSRLLERAAKVINNDEIAKNMNDLPESLKPLIKGGGSLTALPLIETQAGDVSAYIPTNVISITDGQIFLESDLFNSGVRPAINVGISVSRVGGSAQIKSMKKVAGTLKLDQAAYRELEAFSKFGSDLDAATMNVIAKGQRNVEILKQAQNDPYTVEDQIAIIYAGSKNLLRNVPVNKVKEFEKDYLEFLNAQHRDVLDTLKAGKLTDEVIDTLTTVAKDMAAKY; this comes from the coding sequence ATGGCAGCAGTTAAACCAGCAGAAGTTTCAGCAATTTTAAAGAAGCAACTTTTAGGCTTTGAAGCATCGGCCTCGCTTGATGAAGTGGGAACCGTGCTTACCGTGGGTGATGGTATCGCCAGCGTTTATGGATTATCAAACGCACAATATGGAGAGCTTGTCGCCTTTGAAGGAGGTCTTGAGGGAATCGTACTCAACCTTGAAGAAGATAATGTAGGGGTTGTATTATTAGGCCCATCTAAAGAAATAAAAGAAGGATCTACCGTAAAACGTACGGAACGTATCGCATCTATCAATGTAGGTGAGGGTATCGTGGGACGTGTTGTAGATACCTTAGGTAACCCTATTGATGGTAAAGGTGGTATTGAAGGCAAGACCTATGAAATGCCCTTAGAGCGTAAGGCTCCAGGCGTAATTTACCGTCAGCCCGTTACTGAACCTTTACAGACTGGTATAAAATCTATTGATGCCATGATCCCTGTGGGACGTGGACAACGGGAACTTGTAATTGGAGACCGTCAGACTGGTAAGACAACAGTTTGTATTGACACTATACTGAACCAGAAAGAATTTTATGACGCTGGCGAACCTGTTTATTGTATTTATGTAGCCATTGGTCAGAAAGCATCTACTGTTGCCGGTATTGCCAATACGCTGGAAGAAAAAGGCGCTCTTGCCTATACTACCATTGTTGCTGCAAATGCATCAGACCCTGCTCCTATGCAGGTTTATGCTCCTTTTGCAGGCGCCGCTATTGGTGAATATTTTAGGGATACGGGTCGTCCTGCATTGATCGTTTATGATGATCTTTCCAAGCAAGCGGTAGCATATCGTGAGGTTTCTCTGTTATTGCGTCGCCCACCGGGTCGTGAAGCATATCCTGGTGACGTCTTTTTCCTGCATTCCCGTTTATTGGAGCGTGCAGCAAAAGTCATCAACAATGATGAGATTGCAAAAAACATGAATGATTTGCCAGAAAGTCTTAAGCCCCTTATCAAAGGTGGTGGTTCACTTACTGCCCTACCCCTTATCGAAACACAGGCGGGCGACGTTTCTGCTTATATTCCTACAAATGTGATTTCTATTACTGACGGTCAGATTTTCCTGGAATCAGATTTATTTAACTCTGGTGTACGACCAGCGATCAACGTGGGTATTTCCGTATCTCGTGTGGGAGGTAGTGCGCAGATCAAATCCATGAAAAAAGTAGCGGGTACGTTAAAATTAGACCAGGCAGCCTACAGGGAACTGGAAGCTTTCTCTAAATTCGGTTCAGATCTTGACGCGGCTACCATGAACGTGATCGCTAAAGGTCAACGTAACGTGGAAATCCTTAAGCAGGCTCAAAACGATCCTTATACAGTAGAAGACCAGATCGCGATTATTTATGCAGGTTCAAAAAATCTCTTGCGTAATGTACCGGTAAATAAAGTAAAAGAATTTGAAAAAGACTATCTGGAATTCCTTAATGCACAGCACAGGGATGTTCTGGATACGCTGAAAGCGGGTAAACTTACTGACGAAGTGATAGATACGCTTACAACGGTTGCTAAAGATATGGCAGCCAAGTATTAA
- the atpE gene encoding ATP synthase F0 subunit C gives MYNLIGAGLIVIGGGIGLGQIGGKAMEGIARQPEAAGKIQTAMIIIGALLEGLAFGALILGK, from the coding sequence ATGTACAATTTAATTGGAGCTGGATTAATCGTTATCGGAGGTGGTATCGGACTAGGGCAAATCGGTGGTAAAGCGATGGAAGGTATCGCACGTCAACCAGAAGCGGCTGGTAAGATTCAAACTGCGATGATTATCATTGGTGCACTTTTAGAAGGTCTTGCCTTCGGTGCGTTGATCTTAGGTAAATAA
- the dut gene encoding dUTP diphosphatase, translating into MTVKIVNKSEHALPAYSTSASAGMDLRANNPEPIELKPLGRAIIPTGLFIELPEGYEAQVRPRSGLAAKKGITVLNSPGTIDADYRGEIGVILVNLSDTTFVIEAGERIAQMVIAKHEQATWEAVETLQETARGSGGFGSTGSR; encoded by the coding sequence ATGACGGTTAAAATTGTAAACAAATCTGAACACGCACTACCCGCTTATAGTACTTCGGCTTCTGCCGGGATGGATTTACGGGCAAATAACCCTGAACCTATTGAGCTTAAACCCCTGGGCAGGGCCATTATCCCCACAGGGCTTTTTATTGAACTTCCCGAAGGTTATGAAGCACAGGTACGCCCGCGCAGTGGCCTGGCCGCAAAAAAAGGGATTACCGTCCTTAATTCGCCGGGTACTATTGATGCAGATTATCGTGGGGAGATAGGTGTTATACTTGTCAACCTTTCTGATACTACCTTTGTGATTGAGGCTGGCGAGCGAATCGCCCAGATGGTCATCGCAAAACATGAACAGGCCACATGGGAAGCGGTTGAAACGCTTCAGGAGACAGCGCGCGGTTCTGGTGGTTTTGGCAGTACCGGATCACGATAA
- the atpG gene encoding ATP synthase F1 subunit gamma, with protein MANLKEIRNRISSVSSTMQITSAMKMVSAAKLKKAQDAITAMRPYADKLTELLQNLSATMEGDSGSRYAEQRPINKVLVVAISSNRGLAGAFNANVIKESRNIANDAYPNKEVHFLTLGKKANDVLKKGYTVVENNNAIFDDLSYENVEVIAEHVMDLFTKGTYDRVELVYNSFKNAATQVVVREQFLPIVPLQEQNIQTTNAAQVDYIFEPSKEEIVKQLIPKALKTQFFKGIRDSVASEHGARMTAMHKATDNATELRDDLKLKYNKARQASITNEILEIVGGAEALNN; from the coding sequence ATGGCCAATTTAAAGGAAATTAGAAATAGGATTTCATCGGTGTCATCAACGATGCAGATAACCAGTGCCATGAAAATGGTTTCTGCGGCAAAGTTGAAAAAAGCACAGGATGCAATTACCGCCATGCGCCCCTACGCTGATAAACTGACAGAACTCCTGCAGAACCTCAGCGCCACTATGGAAGGTGACAGCGGAAGCCGTTACGCTGAGCAACGACCCATTAATAAAGTGCTTGTTGTCGCTATATCTTCTAACCGTGGTCTTGCAGGAGCCTTTAATGCCAATGTCATTAAAGAGTCCAGAAATATAGCCAATGATGCCTATCCCAACAAAGAAGTTCATTTTCTTACCTTAGGGAAAAAAGCAAATGATGTGCTTAAGAAAGGCTATACGGTTGTTGAAAATAACAACGCCATTTTTGATGACCTTTCTTACGAAAATGTTGAGGTAATCGCTGAACACGTAATGGATCTGTTTACAAAAGGTACTTATGACCGTGTAGAATTGGTATACAACTCATTTAAGAATGCAGCGACGCAAGTTGTGGTACGTGAGCAGTTCTTACCTATCGTTCCCTTACAAGAGCAAAACATTCAGACTACAAATGCCGCTCAGGTAGATTACATCTTTGAGCCTTCTAAAGAAGAAATCGTAAAACAATTGATTCCAAAAGCCCTAAAAACTCAATTTTTTAAGGGAATAAGGGATTCTGTCGCCAGTGAGCACGGTGCACGTATGACCGCTATGCACAAAGCAACAGATAATGCGACAGAACTTCGTGATGATCTCAAATTGAAATATAACAAAGCGCGTCAAGCATCGATTACTAATGAAATATTGGAAATCGTAGGTGGTGCAGAAGCATTAAATAACTAG
- a CDS encoding sugar phosphate nucleotidyltransferase, which produces MKIIVPMAGRGSRLRPHTLTIPKPLIPIAGKPIVHRLVQDIAGVLEEPVEEIAFVIGADFGEQVENNLKEIAKELGAKGTIYYQDKPLGTGHAIMCAKESLSGPCVIAYADTLFRADFTLDKDADSVIWVKQVENPQAYGVVSLNDKNEITGLVEKPEEFVSDLAVIGIYYFKDVAVLKNELQEVLDKNLMHGGEYQINDGIKQMQAKGYTFKPGQIEEWMDCGNKAVTVETNGRMLNFLHQENVEMVSSSAKLENSEIVPPCFIGDDVVLKNATIGPNVSIGMGTVIEDSTIADSLIQNFSSVKNANLKNAMIGNYAKFDGNFTEISIGDYSVLD; this is translated from the coding sequence ATGAAAATAATTGTTCCCATGGCCGGTCGCGGTTCCCGCTTGCGCCCACATACCCTAACCATTCCAAAACCCCTTATTCCCATTGCTGGTAAACCTATTGTACACCGCCTTGTACAGGATATTGCCGGTGTATTGGAAGAACCTGTAGAAGAAATAGCTTTTGTGATAGGTGCTGATTTTGGGGAGCAGGTAGAAAACAACCTTAAAGAAATCGCTAAGGAACTAGGGGCGAAAGGCACCATTTATTATCAGGATAAACCACTGGGAACGGGCCATGCAATCATGTGCGCAAAAGAATCCCTGAGCGGTCCTTGCGTGATCGCTTATGCAGATACACTTTTTAGGGCAGATTTCACGTTAGATAAAGATGCTGATAGCGTGATCTGGGTAAAACAGGTAGAAAATCCACAGGCGTACGGTGTAGTATCCCTTAACGACAAAAATGAGATCACCGGCCTGGTTGAAAAACCAGAGGAATTTGTTTCTGACCTGGCCGTTATAGGAATTTACTATTTCAAGGACGTAGCAGTGCTTAAAAATGAACTTCAGGAAGTTCTGGACAAAAATCTAATGCACGGCGGAGAATATCAGATCAACGACGGTATTAAGCAAATGCAGGCTAAAGGATACACCTTTAAACCTGGCCAGATTGAGGAGTGGATGGACTGTGGCAACAAAGCGGTTACCGTAGAAACAAATGGAAGAATGCTCAACTTTTTACACCAGGAAAATGTAGAAATGGTATCCTCAAGCGCTAAATTAGAAAACAGCGAGATCGTACCGCCATGTTTCATAGGTGATGACGTAGTGCTTAAAAATGCAACAATAGGCCCTAATGTTTCCATAGGTATGGGGACGGTGATTGAAGACAGCACGATTGCTGACAGTTTAATACAAAATTTTAGTTCGGTTAAAAATGCCAATTTGAAAAATGCCATGATAGGTAACTATGCAAAATTTGATGGTAATTTTACCGAAATAAGCATAGGTGATT
- a CDS encoding F0F1 ATP synthase subunit B codes for MDQLINDFSPGLFVMQAVILLILILLMKKFAWKPILSSLDERESGIQGALDAAEKARLEMQNLKADNEKLLQEARNERESMIKEAREIRKKMIAEAEEDTKERTSAMIAQAQEAIKAEKRAAVAELKGQVAELSLEIAEKVLRVELSDKDKQKQLVDKMLQHATLN; via the coding sequence ATGGATCAATTAATAAATGATTTTTCTCCTGGCTTGTTTGTAATGCAAGCGGTTATATTGCTTATTCTTATCCTGTTGATGAAGAAGTTTGCATGGAAACCTATCTTAAGCTCACTTGATGAACGTGAGAGTGGAATTCAGGGTGCATTGGATGCAGCGGAAAAAGCACGTTTAGAGATGCAAAACCTCAAAGCAGATAATGAGAAGTTATTGCAAGAGGCACGTAATGAGCGTGAGAGCATGATCAAGGAAGCCCGCGAAATCCGTAAAAAGATGATCGCAGAAGCAGAAGAAGATACTAAAGAACGTACCTCTGCCATGATTGCACAGGCACAAGAAGCCATTAAAGCAGAAAAGCGTGCGGCAGTAGCAGAACTAAAAGGTCAGGTTGCAGAATTATCACTTGAAATTGCAGAAAAAGTACTCCGCGTAGAGCTTTCTGACAAAGACAAGCAAAAGCAACTTGTTGATAAAATGTTGCAGCACGCAACCTTAAACTAA
- a CDS encoding oligosaccharide flippase family protein codes for MSVLKRFVQDTAVYGLATVLPRVMSIILIGLHTDVLGNRSYADNTSFYVGATFLNVLLSFGMETAFFRFFSKSQNKQRVYSTVLIAITTVSLIAFVLLWFLKTPITTALLLPPQYYTYLLGITILDALVVAPFAYLRAQGKALRFAGIKIANLFVYVVLNFFFLWTIPKYNLQFEWFDPENLVRYIFIANLAASAVTILIILPDFLKTKLIFDRQIFKQLWDYGWPVLVAGLAFAINENLDKLLLGDLLDKNIMGAYAGCYKLAVFMTIFIQAFRLGAEPFFFNHASEKNAPQTYATILKYFVVVGAAGLLIIISFIDFFKVILIRNDSYYIAIGIVPAVLLANLFLGIYHNLSIWYKLTDKTRYGMYFSIVGAGITIVINIVFIPIVGFMAAAYATLVAYGSMMLISYFIGQKHYKIPYNLTRIGSYLIIAILFSGLSFYVFRENYLVSVILLAVFGALVLKLENKELKRILLKK; via the coding sequence TTGAGCGTACTCAAGCGATTTGTTCAGGATACTGCCGTCTATGGCCTTGCGACCGTACTTCCCCGGGTCATGAGCATAATTCTCATAGGCCTGCATACAGATGTGCTGGGAAACCGCAGCTATGCAGATAACACCTCGTTTTATGTAGGGGCGACTTTTCTCAATGTACTGCTCAGTTTTGGTATGGAAACTGCCTTTTTTCGATTCTTTTCAAAAAGCCAGAACAAGCAGCGCGTATATAGCACGGTACTTATTGCGATCACTACGGTTTCCCTTATAGCGTTTGTACTGCTGTGGTTTTTAAAAACACCTATAACCACTGCCTTACTCTTACCTCCACAATATTATACCTATCTGCTGGGAATTACCATTCTGGATGCACTGGTTGTGGCTCCTTTTGCCTACTTACGCGCCCAGGGAAAAGCATTGCGCTTTGCAGGTATAAAAATTGCCAACCTTTTTGTTTATGTTGTGCTCAATTTTTTCTTTCTCTGGACGATCCCAAAGTACAATCTGCAGTTTGAATGGTTTGATCCAGAGAATTTGGTCAGGTATATCTTTATAGCCAATCTCGCTGCAAGTGCGGTAACGATTTTGATCATTTTACCCGATTTTTTAAAGACCAAATTGATTTTTGACAGACAGATCTTCAAGCAATTATGGGATTACGGTTGGCCAGTACTCGTAGCCGGTCTTGCCTTTGCCATCAATGAAAACCTGGACAAGCTTTTACTGGGGGACCTGCTTGATAAGAACATTATGGGCGCCTATGCAGGCTGCTATAAACTAGCCGTTTTTATGACCATTTTCATACAGGCTTTCCGGCTGGGGGCAGAACCTTTTTTCTTCAATCATGCTTCGGAAAAAAACGCGCCGCAAACCTATGCAACCATCCTCAAATATTTTGTCGTTGTAGGCGCCGCAGGGCTACTGATCATCATCAGCTTTATAGATTTTTTTAAGGTGATACTCATTCGCAATGATTCTTATTACATCGCAATTGGGATCGTGCCCGCGGTACTTCTGGCCAATTTATTCCTAGGTATTTACCACAATCTTTCCATCTGGTATAAATTGACAGATAAAACCCGCTACGGAATGTATTTTTCAATCGTGGGCGCTGGTATTACAATAGTTATAAATATTGTTTTTATACCTATCGTTGGATTTATGGCTGCTGCGTATGCCACACTGGTAGCTTACGGTAGCATGATGCTGATTTCTTATTTTATAGGTCAAAAACACTATAAAATACCCTATAATCTAACCAGAATAGGCAGTTATTTGATTATAGCCATACTTTTTTCCGGGTTAAGCTTTTATGTTTTTAGGGAAAATTATTTAGTAAGTGTTATCTTGCTCGCAGTTTTTGGCGCACTGGTTTTAAAGCTTGAAAACAAAGAACTTAAACGTATTTTATTAAAAAAATAA
- the atpH gene encoding ATP synthase F1 subunit delta, translating into MSTRAASRYAKAVYAGAKESATEELVYGDMKSIAETLSGSKELRNVLDSPQIKSEDKRSSLHAIFSGVSELTTSLLDIIVDNSRAGLLEKVAIAYVQIYNEDHGIVTATVTTAVEMDAAMEEKIMAKIKEITGSEKVILEHKIDSDILGGFILRVGDMQYDASISNQLERIHKEFSKRI; encoded by the coding sequence ATGTCTACCAGAGCAGCTTCACGTTACGCTAAAGCAGTTTATGCAGGTGCTAAAGAATCGGCAACCGAAGAATTGGTATATGGCGACATGAAATCCATCGCTGAAACACTTAGCGGTAGCAAGGAACTGCGTAACGTTCTTGACAGTCCGCAAATTAAAAGCGAAGACAAACGTTCTTCTTTGCATGCAATTTTCAGTGGTGTTTCAGAACTTACAACGAGCTTACTTGATATTATAGTTGATAATAGCCGTGCCGGTCTTCTTGAAAAAGTGGCCATCGCTTATGTTCAAATCTATAATGAAGATCATGGTATCGTTACCGCTACAGTTACCACCGCAGTAGAAATGGACGCCGCTATGGAAGAAAAAATCATGGCAAAAATCAAAGAAATCACCGGTAGTGAAAAGGTTATCTTAGAACATAAGATTGACTCTGATATACTGGGTGGTTTTATATTACGCGTAGGTGACATGCAATACGACGCCAGTATTTCAAATCAGTTAGAACGCATACACAAAGAATTCAGCAAACGTATATAA